One region of Candidatus Methylomirabilota bacterium genomic DNA includes:
- a CDS encoding NAD(P)-dependent oxidoreductase — MAKRRVVVTGAAGYVAQRMFPELGERWDLVPIDVRPTTRDGRAVPGLVVSDLTRPDRDAYRRHFRGADAVIHCGFVSAPSLDATTWQDNSDAKFWAEHTNVALCYNVCRVALEEGVRRVVVCSSNHAADYYERLVWEGRLDMVTPEMPPRSDNWYGWAKAAYELLAFVFATGKVDGRALEIVQWRIGGPRDDDIDQVKPGDIPVMHRALGAYLSRRDQVQQAIRMVETEDIRDARGIPFQIIYGISGNSHRFWSIANAREVIGYAPQDDSQVSFADKIATIARAAKKDRA, encoded by the coding sequence ATGGCGAAGCGACGCGTGGTGGTGACCGGGGCGGCCGGCTACGTCGCCCAGCGGATGTTCCCGGAGCTCGGCGAGCGGTGGGACCTCGTGCCGATCGACGTGCGGCCCACCACGCGCGACGGGCGCGCGGTGCCCGGCCTGGTGGTGTCGGATCTGACCCGGCCCGATCGCGACGCGTATCGCCGGCATTTCCGCGGCGCCGACGCGGTCATCCACTGCGGCTTCGTCAGCGCGCCCAGCCTCGACGCCACCACCTGGCAGGACAACAGCGACGCGAAGTTCTGGGCCGAGCACACCAACGTGGCCCTCTGCTACAACGTCTGCCGGGTCGCGCTCGAGGAGGGCGTGCGCCGGGTGGTGGTGTGCAGCTCGAACCACGCGGCCGACTACTACGAGCGGCTGGTGTGGGAAGGCCGGCTCGACATGGTGACCCCGGAGATGCCGCCGCGCTCCGACAACTGGTACGGCTGGGCCAAGGCGGCCTACGAGCTGCTGGCCTTCGTGTTCGCCACCGGCAAGGTGGACGGGCGCGCGCTGGAGATCGTGCAGTGGCGCATCGGCGGGCCGCGCGACGACGACATCGACCAGGTGAAGCCGGGCGACATCCCGGTGATGCACCGCGCGCTCGGCGCCTATCTCTCGCGACGCGACCAGGTGCAGCAGGCGATCCGCATGGTCGAGACCGAGGACATCCGCGACGCGCGGGGCATCCCGTTCCAGATCATCTACGGCATCAGCGGCAACAGCCACCGGTTCTGGTCGATCGCCAATGCGCGCGAGGTGATCGGCTATGCGCCGCAGGACGACAGCCAGGTGAGCTTCGCCGACAAGATCGCCACCATCGCGCGGGCGGCGAAGAAGGACCGCGCATGA
- a CDS encoding acyl-CoA dehydrogenase family protein, producing the protein MTVFPGFTLPEELRLLGDQVRRFVQDEIVPLEQTLDPDAPDLPREEFQRLAAKTKAAGLWTLAAPEQYGGGGLDTFSMCVVLEAMSQHRMGLYNPGGGVFGRYPPPAIWAGSKAQIEKYAVPTLRDGNETFFAITEPSGGSDPAGAIQTRAERRGDRWVLNGRKVFISRAHDAPWGIVFARTDKGKGRGGISCFIVEHGTPGFHARPIRVIRTSAIPNDVSFEDCEIPAENLIGQEGQGLDLAFDLLVKNRFPYSACNLGVAVAAHRMAIAHAKQRSTFGAPLSQRQAIQWMLADAEVELRACRWIIWEGAWKADRGEDARVEASIAKLYSSEVLGRVIDAAVQIHGGYGVSKEFPLERWYREARVRRIGEGPSEVHRMVIARSLFR; encoded by the coding sequence ATGACGGTGTTCCCCGGCTTCACGCTTCCGGAAGAGCTGCGCCTGCTCGGCGATCAGGTCCGGCGCTTCGTCCAGGACGAGATCGTCCCGCTCGAGCAGACGCTCGATCCGGACGCGCCGGACCTGCCGCGTGAGGAGTTCCAGCGGCTGGCCGCCAAGACCAAGGCGGCGGGCCTCTGGACGCTCGCGGCTCCGGAGCAGTACGGCGGCGGCGGGCTCGATACCTTCAGCATGTGCGTGGTGCTGGAGGCGATGTCCCAGCACCGCATGGGCCTGTACAATCCCGGCGGCGGTGTCTTCGGCCGCTATCCTCCGCCCGCGATCTGGGCGGGCAGCAAGGCGCAGATCGAGAAGTACGCGGTGCCGACGCTGCGCGACGGCAACGAGACCTTCTTCGCGATCACCGAGCCCTCGGGCGGCTCCGATCCGGCCGGCGCGATCCAGACCCGCGCCGAGCGTCGCGGCGACCGGTGGGTGCTCAACGGAAGAAAGGTCTTCATCTCGCGCGCGCACGACGCGCCGTGGGGCATCGTCTTCGCGCGCACCGACAAGGGGAAGGGCCGCGGCGGCATCTCCTGCTTCATCGTGGAGCACGGCACCCCGGGGTTCCACGCCAGGCCGATCCGGGTGATCCGCACCTCGGCGATTCCCAACGACGTCTCGTTCGAGGACTGCGAGATCCCGGCCGAGAACCTGATCGGCCAGGAGGGGCAGGGGCTCGACCTCGCCTTCGACCTGCTGGTGAAGAACCGCTTCCCGTACTCGGCGTGCAACCTGGGGGTGGCGGTGGCCGCGCACCGCATGGCCATCGCCCACGCCAAGCAGCGCTCGACCTTCGGCGCCCCGCTCAGTCAGCGCCAGGCCATCCAGTGGATGCTGGCCGACGCAGAGGTGGAGTTGCGCGCGTGCCGGTGGATCATCTGGGAGGGCGCCTGGAAGGCCGACCGCGGCGAGGACGCGCGGGTGGAGGCCTCCATCGCCAAGCTCTACTCCAGCGAGGTCCTGGGCCGCGTGATCGACGCGGCGGTGCAGATCCACGGCGGCTACGGGGTGTCGAAGGAATTCCCGCTGGAGCGCTGGTATCGCGAGGCCCGCGTGCGCCGCATCGGCGAGGGGCCCTCGGAAGTGCATCGGATGGTCATCGCCCGATCTCTGTTCAGGTAG
- a CDS encoding PhzF family phenazine biosynthesis protein, producing MREWRFVQVDVFTERVFGGNPLAVVFEAEGLADAEMQGIAREMNCSETTFLLPPTRSDCAARVRIFTPAREIPFAGHPTIGTGWVLATEKLLPAGTTRFNLEEGIGPVEVTLEGDPARPSFLWMKHGAAKFGPELTDRAGFARALGLAEADLLAGHPVCTGSTGNAFLYIPLEDRAAVDRARLDVPALMAAQGEGPNLGVFVFAPDRPGATPGAATVYARMFAPHTSGIPEDPATGSASGPLGAYLVERGLVAPAATVDIVSEQGTRMGRPSFLHIRVGTSGGRVAGIEVGGRVVPVIDGRLRLP from the coding sequence GTGAGGGAGTGGAGGTTCGTGCAGGTGGATGTGTTCACGGAGCGGGTGTTCGGGGGGAATCCGCTGGCGGTGGTGTTCGAGGCGGAGGGACTGGCGGATGCCGAGATGCAGGGGATCGCGCGGGAGATGAATTGCTCGGAGACGACGTTCTTGCTGCCGCCGACGCGGAGCGATTGTGCGGCGCGGGTGCGGATCTTCACGCCGGCGCGCGAGATCCCGTTCGCCGGGCATCCGACGATCGGGACCGGGTGGGTGCTGGCGACCGAGAAGCTGCTGCCCGCCGGGACGACGCGGTTCAATCTCGAGGAAGGCATCGGGCCGGTGGAGGTGACGCTGGAGGGCGATCCGGCGCGCCCGAGCTTCCTCTGGATGAAGCACGGGGCGGCGAAATTCGGGCCCGAGCTGACCGATCGCGCCGGCTTCGCGCGGGCCCTCGGGCTGGCCGAGGCGGACCTGCTGGCCGGCCATCCGGTCTGCACCGGCTCGACCGGCAACGCCTTCCTCTATATTCCGCTCGAGGACCGGGCCGCGGTGGACCGCGCCCGTCTCGACGTCCCCGCGCTGATGGCCGCGCAGGGCGAGGGGCCGAACCTCGGCGTGTTCGTCTTCGCTCCCGACCGGCCGGGCGCAACCCCGGGCGCGGCCACCGTCTACGCGCGGATGTTCGCTCCGCACACCTCCGGGATCCCCGAGGATCCGGCCACCGGGTCGGCCAGCGGGCCGCTCGGCGCGTATCTGGTCGAGCGCGGGCTGGTGGCGCCGGCCGCGACGGTCGACATCGTGAGCGAGCAGGGCACGCGCATGGGCCGCCCGAGCTTCCTGCACATCCGCGTCGGCACCAGCGGCGGGCGCGTCGCCGGCATCGAGGTCGGCGGCCGCGTGGTCCCGGTCATCGACGGTCGCCTGCGCCTCCCCTGA
- a CDS encoding enoyl-CoA hydratase/isomerase family protein: MADEVLLTVDAGIATVTLNRPDQRNAMSTALLQGLRAAFDGLDERRDVRVVVIKGAGPAFCAGMDLKEMQQRRGEADPEGNVVEVLQRVERSRHPTIAALHGDAIAGGCELALHCDLRVAAEPARLGMPLARIGLVIPFPLGQKLVEIIGPAHTRHLLFTGQPVDARRAYEIGMVHQVVTPGELDAAVQALARRIADNAPFSLAGIKASILRATSLRESIRHDDLDAAATRARTSGDAQEGRRAMLEKRKPQFRGE, from the coding sequence ATGGCCGATGAGGTGCTGCTGACCGTCGACGCCGGCATCGCCACCGTCACCCTGAACCGGCCGGATCAGCGCAACGCGATGAGCACCGCGCTGCTCCAGGGCCTGCGCGCCGCGTTCGACGGCCTCGACGAGCGGCGCGACGTCCGGGTGGTGGTGATCAAAGGCGCCGGCCCCGCGTTCTGCGCGGGCATGGACCTCAAGGAGATGCAGCAGCGGCGCGGGGAGGCCGATCCGGAGGGCAACGTGGTCGAGGTGCTGCAGCGGGTGGAGCGCTCGCGGCATCCCACCATCGCGGCGCTGCACGGCGATGCCATCGCGGGCGGCTGCGAGCTGGCGCTCCACTGCGACCTGCGCGTGGCCGCCGAGCCCGCGCGCCTCGGCATGCCGCTGGCGCGCATCGGGCTCGTCATCCCGTTCCCGCTGGGCCAGAAGCTGGTGGAGATCATCGGCCCCGCGCACACCCGTCACCTGCTGTTCACCGGCCAGCCGGTCGACGCGCGCCGGGCCTACGAGATCGGCATGGTGCACCAGGTGGTGACGCCCGGCGAGCTGGACGCGGCGGTGCAGGCGCTTGCCCGGCGCATCGCCGACAACGCCCCGTTCTCGCTCGCCGGCATCAAGGCGAGCATCCTGCGGGCCACGTCGCTGCGCGAGAGTATCCGGCACGACGACCTGGACGCGGCCGCGACCCGGGCCCGGACGAGCGGCGACGCCCAGGAAGGGCGTCGCGCGATGCTGGAGAAGCGGAAGCCGCAGTTCAGGGGCGAGTAG
- a CDS encoding acyl-CoA dehydrogenase family protein: MATFNFELSTLPPEAEALRDEVRTFLKQELAQYRGADRARSWGGFNRDFSRRMGERGWIGMTWPKKYGGHERSALERYVVLEETLAAGAPVSAHWVADRQSGPLLLRFGTEEQRQRFLPRIARGELAFAIGMSEPDSGSDLASIRTRAEKVAGGYRVSGTKIWTSNAHLSDYAIALFRTKVVPDKKHEGLSQFLVDLKSPGISIRPIIDLAGGHHFNEVHFQDCLVPDDMRVGQEGDGWKQVTTELGFERSGPERYLSSLQLVIELIREAGQEPGERAAALIGHFTAHLVTLRQMSLSIATMLQAGKSTNLEAAVVKDIGTTFEQEIPEAVHALTGAEPRLGSGSDFEKTLGYLVQHAPSFSLRGGTREVLRGIIARGLGLR, from the coding sequence ATGGCGACATTCAACTTCGAGCTGTCCACGCTGCCGCCCGAGGCGGAGGCGCTGCGCGACGAGGTGCGCACCTTCCTCAAGCAGGAGCTGGCCCAGTACCGGGGCGCCGATCGCGCGCGGTCGTGGGGCGGGTTCAATCGCGACTTCTCGCGCCGCATGGGCGAGCGCGGCTGGATCGGCATGACGTGGCCCAAGAAGTACGGCGGCCACGAGCGCTCCGCGCTGGAGCGCTACGTGGTGCTCGAGGAGACGCTGGCCGCCGGCGCGCCGGTGAGCGCGCACTGGGTGGCCGACCGCCAGAGCGGGCCGCTCCTGCTGCGCTTCGGCACCGAGGAGCAGCGTCAGCGCTTCCTGCCCCGCATCGCGCGGGGCGAGCTCGCCTTCGCCATCGGCATGAGCGAGCCGGACTCGGGCTCGGACCTGGCCTCGATCCGCACGCGGGCCGAGAAGGTGGCGGGCGGCTACCGGGTCAGCGGCACCAAGATCTGGACCAGCAACGCGCACCTGTCCGACTACGCCATCGCCCTCTTCCGCACCAAGGTGGTGCCGGACAAGAAGCACGAGGGACTCTCGCAGTTCCTGGTCGATCTGAAATCGCCCGGCATCTCGATCCGCCCGATCATCGACCTGGCCGGCGGCCACCACTTCAACGAGGTGCACTTCCAGGACTGCCTCGTGCCCGACGACATGCGGGTGGGCCAGGAGGGTGACGGCTGGAAGCAGGTGACGACCGAGCTGGGCTTCGAGCGGAGCGGACCGGAGCGCTATCTCTCGTCGCTGCAGCTCGTGATCGAGCTGATCCGCGAGGCGGGCCAGGAGCCGGGCGAGCGCGCCGCGGCCCTTATCGGCCACTTCACCGCGCACCTGGTGACGCTGCGTCAGATGTCGCTGTCGATCGCCACCATGCTGCAGGCCGGCAAGTCCACCAACCTGGAGGCCGCGGTGGTCAAGGACATCGGCACCACCTTCGAGCAGGAGATCCCGGAGGCGGTGCACGCGCTGACCGGCGCCGAGCCCCGGCTGGGCAGCGGGAGCGACTTCGAGAAGACGCTGGGCTACCTGGTCCAGCATGCGCCATCTTTCTCGCTGCGCGGCGGCACCCGCGAAGTCCTCCGCGGCATCATCGCCCGCGGGCTGGGCCTACGGTAG
- a CDS encoding LLM class F420-dependent oxidoreductase, with product MKKRWSLSVPMEGFALPELGDVARDAERLGYTDAWSFEVDGVDGFTPLAVIGLATDMRIGIAIANVFTRGPATLASTAAGLADVAPGRFVLGIGAGSQPIVESWNGGRFSKPATRVRETAQFLRAALAGERVVFKGETITVDGFRLSRVPKEPVPIHVAALREGMLRVAGQVGDGVILNWLSPDDVPRSVGVVREAARRAGRDADAIEVTARLFVNLDPPGPESDLVVRRHIAGYLNVPVYRAFQEWLGRREALGPMWSAWSAGDRKAAVAAIPEQVMSDLMPRGDLSQLKAHIQRYLDRGIDTAFLSLMTSEPDPQKKRDLMLDALRALAPGRK from the coding sequence ATGAAGAAGCGATGGTCGCTGTCGGTCCCGATGGAGGGATTCGCCCTGCCAGAGCTGGGCGACGTCGCTCGGGACGCGGAGCGGCTCGGCTACACCGACGCCTGGTCGTTCGAGGTGGACGGCGTCGACGGCTTCACCCCGCTCGCCGTCATCGGACTGGCCACGGACATGCGCATCGGCATCGCCATCGCGAACGTGTTCACCCGCGGCCCGGCCACGCTGGCCTCCACCGCGGCCGGTCTCGCCGACGTGGCCCCCGGCCGCTTCGTGCTCGGCATCGGCGCGGGCTCGCAGCCCATCGTGGAGTCGTGGAACGGCGGCCGGTTCAGCAAGCCGGCCACCCGCGTGCGCGAGACCGCCCAGTTCCTGCGCGCCGCGCTGGCGGGCGAGCGGGTGGTCTTCAAGGGCGAGACCATCACGGTGGACGGCTTTCGGCTCAGCCGCGTGCCGAAGGAGCCGGTGCCCATCCACGTCGCGGCCCTCCGCGAGGGCATGCTGCGGGTCGCGGGCCAGGTAGGGGACGGCGTGATCTTGAACTGGCTCTCCCCCGACGACGTGCCGCGCTCGGTCGGGGTGGTGCGCGAGGCGGCCCGGCGAGCCGGACGCGACGCCGACGCGATCGAGGTCACCGCGCGGCTCTTCGTCAACCTGGATCCGCCGGGGCCGGAGTCGGACCTGGTGGTGCGCCGTCACATCGCCGGCTATCTGAACGTGCCGGTGTACCGCGCCTTCCAGGAATGGCTCGGCCGCCGCGAGGCGCTCGGCCCGATGTGGAGCGCGTGGAGCGCGGGCGATCGCAAGGCCGCGGTGGCCGCGATCCCCGAGCAGGTGATGAGCGACCTGATGCCGCGCGGCGATCTGAGCCAGCTCAAGGCGCACATCCAGCGCTATCTGGACCGCGGCATCGACACCGCTTTTCTCTCGCTCATGACCTCGGAGCCCGATCCGCAGAAGAAGCGCGACCTGATGCTCGACGCCCTGCGCGCCCTCGCCCCCGGCCGCAAGTGA
- a CDS encoding FMN-binding negative transcriptional regulator: MYVPRHFEVTDTVWCHALMRAQSFAMMVTADDAGAPFVTHLPMLVDAGRGALGTLRGHVARANPHWRYLAAGRPTLVVFAGAHAYVSPSWYATHPSVPTWNYVAVHASGTGSLVEDASRVKALLADLVHVYEGAGGTAWSFESLPDDYVAGMQRGIVAFEIPIDRLEGKAKLSQNRDAVDQGRTRAALAAADDPLARAVAAMMAGGPPR; encoded by the coding sequence ATGTACGTTCCTCGCCACTTCGAGGTCACCGACACCGTCTGGTGTCACGCGCTGATGCGGGCGCAGAGCTTCGCGATGATGGTCACCGCGGATGACGCGGGCGCGCCGTTCGTCACCCACCTGCCGATGCTGGTGGACGCCGGTCGCGGCGCCCTCGGCACCCTCCGCGGCCACGTGGCGCGGGCCAATCCGCACTGGCGCTACCTGGCCGCCGGCCGTCCGACCCTCGTGGTCTTCGCCGGCGCGCACGCCTACGTCTCGCCGTCGTGGTACGCGACGCATCCGAGCGTGCCGACCTGGAACTACGTCGCGGTGCACGCCTCCGGTACGGGCTCGCTCGTCGAGGACGCGTCGCGGGTGAAGGCGCTGCTGGCCGATCTGGTCCACGTCTACGAGGGCGCGGGCGGGACGGCATGGTCGTTCGAGTCGCTCCCCGACGACTACGTGGCGGGCATGCAGCGAGGCATCGTCGCCTTCGAGATCCCGATCGATCGCCTCGAGGGCAAGGCCAAGCTCAGCCAGAACCGCGACGCGGTGGACCAGGGGCGCACGCGCGCGGCGCTGGCCGCCGCCGACGATCCGCTCGCGCGCGCGGTCGCCGCGATGATGGCGGGCGGTCCACCGCGCTAG